A window from Tissierellales bacterium encodes these proteins:
- a CDS encoding PBECR4 domain-containing protein translates to MNLLSDLVSSKIFVGQKRAPTFDQFCLSDLAAYYETYLCSRNFTYLCRDEIGDSCVLTISFHKGNFAHLTGIDKCVPRKYGALDIFENIEIGKWDKKEIKKMDASKKNMHFKNAKKRMRYLATIYDILQDPKVIRFNPDLVVPSTYVKSKYMITETINSTYVHLGVDVPREHYEISEDMELLFPRTLLIEEKEKFMQGQKRYEVEKVIIESKG, encoded by the coding sequence ATGAATCTTTTAAGTGACTTAGTTTCTTCTAAAATATTTGTAGGTCAGAAGAGGGCTCCAACGTTTGATCAGTTTTGCTTGTCGGATTTAGCAGCGTATTATGAGACGTATTTGTGCAGTAGAAACTTTACATATTTATGCCGAGATGAAATTGGAGATAGTTGTGTTTTGACTATTAGCTTTCACAAGGGGAATTTTGCACATCTTACAGGTATAGATAAATGCGTCCCGCGAAAATACGGTGCGCTGGATATATTTGAAAATATTGAGATCGGTAAGTGGGATAAAAAAGAAATAAAAAAAATGGATGCATCTAAGAAGAATATGCATTTTAAAAATGCAAAGAAAAGAATGAGGTATCTAGCAACCATTTACGATATATTACAGGATCCTAAAGTTATTAGGTTTAATCCTGATTTAGTTGTTCCGTCAACCTATGTAAAATCAAAGTATATGATTACAGAAACAATAAATAGCACATATGTACATTTAGGAGTAGATGTTCCAAGGGAGCATTATGAAATATCTGAGGATATGGAACTTTTATTTCCGCGAACATTGCTGATAGAGGAAAAAGAAAAGTTCATGCAGGGACAGAAAAGATATGAAGTTGAAAAAGTCATTATAGAATCTAAGGGTTAG